A region from the Macaca mulatta isolate MMU2019108-1 chromosome 13, T2T-MMU8v2.0, whole genome shotgun sequence genome encodes:
- the KCNS3 gene encoding delayed-rectifier potassium channel regulatory subunit KCNS3, whose translation MVFGEFFHRPGQDEELVNLNVGGFKQSVDQSTLLRFPHTRLGKLLTCHSEEAILELCDDYSVADKEYYFDRNPSLFRYVLNFYYTGKLHVMEELCVFSFCQEIEYWGINELFIDSCCSNRYQERKEENHEKDWDQKSHDVSTDSSFEESSLFEKELEKFDTQRFGQLRKKIWIRMENPAHCLSAKLIAISSLSVVLASIVAMCVHSMSEFQNEDGEVDDPVLEGVEIACIAWFTGELAVRLAAAPCQKKFWKNPLNIIDFVSIIPFYATLAVDTKEEESEDIENMGKVVQILRLMRIFRILKLARHSVGLRSLGATLRHSYHEVGLLLLFLSVGISIFSVLIYSVEKDDHTSSLTSIPICWWWATISMTTVGYGDTHPVTLAGKLIASTCIICGILVVALPITIIFNKFSKYYQKQKDIDVDQCSEDVPEKCHELPYFNIRDIYAQRMHAFITSLSSVGIVVSDPDSTDASSIEDNEDICNTTSLENCTAK comes from the coding sequence ATGGTGTTTGGTGAGTTTTTCCATCGCCCTGGACAGGACGAGGAACTTGTCAACCTGAATGTGGGGGGCTTTAAGCAGTCTGTTGACCAAAGCACCCTCCTGCGGTTTCCTCACACCAGACTGGGGAAGCTGCTTACTTGCCATTCTGAAGAGGCCATTCTGGAGCTGTGTGATGATTACAGTGTGGCTGATAAGGAATACTACTTTGATCGGAATCCCTCCTTGTTCAgatatgttttgaatttttattacaCGGGGAAGCTGCACGTCATGGAGGAGCTGTGCGTGTTCTCATTCTGCCAGGAGATCGAGTACTGGGGCATCAACGAGCTCTTCATTGATTCCTGCTGCAGCAATCGCTACCAGGAACGCAAAGAGGAAAACCACGAGAAGGACTGGGATCAGAAAAGCCATGACGTGAGTACCGACTCCTCGTTTGAAGAGTCGTCTCTGTTTGAGAAAGAGCTGGAGAAGTTTGACACACAGCGATTTGGTCAGCTCCGTAAGAAAATCTGGatcagaatggagaacccagcaCACTGCCTGTCTGCTAAGCTTATCGCTATCTCCTCCTTGAGCGTGGTGCTGGCCTCCATCGTGGCCATGTGCGTTCACAGCATGTCGGAGTTCCAGAATGAGGATGGAGAAGTGGATGATCCAGTGCTGGAAGGAGTGGAGATCGCGTGCATTGCCTGGTTCACCGGGGAGCTTGCCGTCCGGCTGGCTGCCGCTCCTTGTCAAAAGAAATTCTGGAAAAACCCTCTGAACATCATTGACTTTGTCTCCATTATTCCCTTCTATGCCACGTTGGCTGTAGACAccaaggaggaagagagtgaggaTATTGAGAACATGGGCAAGGTGGTCCAGATCCTACGGCTTATGAGGATTTTCCGAATTCTAAAACTTGCCCGGCACTCAGTAGGACTTCGGTCTCTAGGTGCCACACTGAGGCACAGCTACCATGAAGTTGGacttctgcttctcttcctctctgtgggcatttccattttttctgtGCTTATCTACTCTGTGGAGAAAGATGACCACACATccagcctcaccagcatccccATCTGCTGGTGGTGGGCCACCATCAGCATGACAACCGTGGGCTATGGAGACACCCACCCAGTCACCTTGGCGGGGAAGCTCATCGCCAGCACGTGCATCATCTGTGGCATTTTGGTGGTGGCCCTTcccatcaccatcatcttcaaCAAGTTTTCCAAGTACTACCAGAAGCAAAAGGACATTGATGTGGACCAGTGCAGTGAGGATGTACCAGAGAAGTGTCATGAGCTACCTTACTTTAACATTAGGGATATTTATGCACAGCGGATGCATGCCTTCATTACCAGTCTCTCTTCTGTAGGCATTGTGGTGAGCGATCCCGACTCCACAGATGCTTCAAGCATTGAAGACAATGAGGACATTTGTAACACCACCTCCTTGGAGAATTGCACAGCAAAATGA